The nucleotide window GTATGTAACCCAGGATCAAGATCCTCTGAGTGCTGTACTCACCCAGACTAGGTCAGATCTTGGAGATGGGTCCAAAAAAAAGGTCATTATCTCTTTGGCTTGCATGCCCTTATTGAGAGTTTGCTCTGAGAAATCtccaaaagtgtgtgtgtgtgtgtgtgtgtgtgtgtgtgtgtgtgtgtgtgtgtgtgtattgtccACAAAAGTGATTAATGGGATTCCCAACTCTGGAAAAAGCACTCAAGGTAATAAGTATATGTTAGGTAGAGGATAGTCTTTATTTGACCTCACAGAAAAAAGATAGAAGGTACAGAAGACTCAGAAGAGcctataaaccagtgattcccaaagtgggcgccaccgccccctggtgggtgctgcagcaatccaggagagcagtggtggccacaagtgcatttatctttcctattaattgctattaaaatttaaaaaaaattaattttcaggagcactaagtaatattttttctggaaagggggtggtgggccaaaaatgtttgggaaccactgctataaacaaataagaaaacacaCATGCCACTTATCCTTTAAGCTCAGTTGAAGGCCACATTCTGATATTCTAGTGAAATAAATTTCTCCTAGATGGTGCCACGTAGGATTGTATTTGGAAGGCAAACACACTTTGGAACTGCTCCTCAGGCAAACTCTTTCCCAATGAACCTCGTCCAAATAAGTCACATCAATGATAGAAAGTAAAGTCTTCTGCTTCTTTATCTTATTATAGCTTTGGTTTTTTACTGATGCCGTGGTAAGTGGCATTTGGGtaaactttttccttttccaaaagaCATGCTGTTCAGAAACTTCTTTCCAAAAGATCAAGTCTCTGAACTCTCGGTCTTAGAGCTATTGTTGAGACAATTCTCCCCAAATGGTTGCCACCTAAGAAAATCACCCTTTCCTGCCAGAAGGATTCTGGGATCATGTAACCCAGAACATCTCCCTCCCCTTACTGGGATATACCGTACCTAGACTTCAACTGTAGGCCATAGTAGTGATCCTATATTTACCCCATCATATATTTCTGCCAGAACTCTTGACAATCTCTCACTGCCGTGcctacaaaccaaaacaaaccaaaacaaaccaaaacaaaacaaaaaaaaagcatccGTGACCCAAGTTTGATGAAGGAAAAAAGCAGTCTCTTGGGTTAGAAAGTTCTCCTCTAACTTCTTAAATctggggagggagaggcagaggcatACTGGTTTTGCCAGCCAATTACTAGCCGATGCTTTCTAAATGGGAATGACCTATCCACAAAATTCGCATCCTGGGAGGAAAAATATGCCTCAGAGTACATGAGCCTAGAGTGGACAAGTCCACCCCACTGTCCTCTGGTCTGTCAATTGAACAGGAAAAGTTAAAATTGGTACAAGGAGCAAAAGATGAGGTGAATGAGAAGACAAAAgcgtaatcttttttttttttttttttaaacccaacccttaccttctgtctggttccaaggcagaagagcactaagggctaggcaatgggggttgagtgacttgtccagggtcacaccgctgggaagtgtttgagggaggccatatttgaacccatttgaactcctgtcttcaggcctgagCCATTTAACTGCCCCCAAGGTTTGATCTTCTAAggatattgatttattaagcgaTGCTTAATGTGTCCATTGCTAATCAGGACTGGgccccttcctcagcttaggACTGGACCCCAAATACAGAGGGAGACAGACTTTTAGACATGAAAAACAACTCATCAAGGCCAATTATAAGGAAATTCCTtacatctgtcttagaatctgacATTTTCCCGTCAACATATCCTAAGGGTGTCTAAACAGCGGGGGTCAGGTGGTCCCATTTCCCAGCTACACAGGGctgggttcaaacaatgcaacaatgcaataaggttttctcccaattcccaagGTTATATAGGCTTTTCTCACaggcccataattgaatagaagctaagctagctccagaattCAGTCACAAGATGGCGTCACTTCCTGTGGTTCACTCCATTCTCCCAATGGCCCATTTGCTGTCCtaatctcaatttcttcacaGGGATGGAGGAGGGTATTGGCTTTCTGTTCTAGACCAGCAGAGAGGAGTCATTTGTATTCtgcctctcacctggactatgcCTCTTAAGTGATCTTCCTATCTCACACTTCTACTCCTAGCTGCTAaagtgaattttttcttttcttttctttggggtaGAGTGGAGGGCTGGTAGAGGTGGAGGTGGTGGGGTGTAGGTTTGAAtttcaactttatttattttttattaatttttattgggAGCTTAAGAAATACACACAAAAATGAGCATTTCTACAAACAAAGTAGGACAAAGAAGATTGTAAACATTTAGAAAGGATGAAATTGTGAATCTCGAATCActtctttgtaaaaaaatatatgtagagtAAATTTtaacatatgtatttatttaacaaaccccttatcttctgtcttagaatcaatgctgtttattggctccaaggtagaagcaTTATAAGGGTCAAataatgggggctaagtgacttgtccagggtcacacagctaggaagtatctgagagagatcagatttgaatccaggatcttccatctctaggtctggccctcaatccatAGAGCCACCCAAATGCTCCCtaaatatattactttaaaaattgtcCTGCTTCTCTCTGTTGCCTTCTATACTTCCATCTGTCCTTCCCTATGAGcttataaaaaattgttttaatgtcccttcttttttcttttttacttttatcattatcatcatcatcatcatcatcatcatcatcatcaactcCTTCCtgcttccccctcctcttctAAGTTAAAAACAGGGGTAAAAAACCTCTTATAATaagtataattaagcaaaacaaatatacATTTTGACTCTTCCCCAAAATGTATCTCTTCCTACACCTTGAATGGATAAGTCTTCAGCAAGGAAGTAGAATATAATGAATGTTTCATTAATCCTTTGAAGTGATGCTTGATTACTGTATTGACTGgtgtttttaagtctttcaaaggtgttttcctttaaaatgttattattttatataaattcctCTCTTGATTATggtcagtgcctggcacatgttttgttttgttcagtcatttccattatgtccaactcttcttgaccccatttggagtttttttggcaaagaccctggagtggtttgtcattttcttctccagttcattttgcagatttggaaactgaggcaaacaggattaagtaactcgcgcagggtcacacagctaggaagtatctgagaccagatttgaacccaggtcttctggactccaggcccagggttcTATCTGCTATGTCAACTGGCTGTCCACTTAGTatgtagtaggagcttaataaataaatgcttgttgtgtAAAATGACTGACGAATCTATTCTCATCTGAGGGTCAGCTCAAGACGCTGAGACCTTTTCCAAAGAAGAGCTCCAAACTAGCCAACATATTTCCAGTTCTAATCAGTAATTATTTTTGTCCTCTTCATAAGGTACCAGTAGGCACTTCTCTACTCCAAAGCAACAAGAAGGGGCTCTTTCAAAAATCCCAATTATGGGCTGCCTGCTGAGGAAGCCCATCTAGTTAATTGGAAACCTGTGTCGATTGATTCTGCTTACACCTTTGACACTCTTCCTTGCATACAAAATATCCTTGGGAATATTTCGTTGCCCAATATTTATGCCCAACGTATATTTTTCTGCTGCCTTTCGGGCCATCCACAAATCTGATTCTTAAGACCGTGATAGTCTTCGTTTCGCAGCCATAGGATCATCCAAAGAATCCAGTGTTGAAGGGAAGGAGCCTTGTTGCAGGAAGCAGCGAGGGATTGGTGAATGCCCAGCAACTTCTCAAACACCGCCTTCCATTCTGGATCCCAATCGCTCTTTACCGGTAATGTTTTTCCAAGAGCCTGACCTATGGGGAACGCATGTAGATCAACTCCTCTTGCAGTATTTTATTCTCCTCACTCAAATACAGATGGATCTGCCTGGGAGATCTTGATTCAAGCAAATATGGGAGATTTTTGCTGTGATCTGGAAAGTGTACTATATATTTTTGGTGATACTATTCCCATTCCACATATAACACCCATGTATGTCAAAATCTTGTCctagagaacaaaatgaaaagtcTAGGATAGTGTGGCCCCTCCATCACTCCAACCTCCAGGCATGCCACCTACAACACTCCCAAGTGATGCCctaactagattaaaatataattggggaagacacttcccagctgtgtgaccctgggcaagtcacttgacccccattgcctacccttactactcccctgccttggagcccatacacagtattgactccaagacagaaggtaagggttttaaaaatatatgtaatttggGATAGGGGCAGATAGGGAGGCTTGGTAAATAGAATAAaccaggtctgaagatgggaggctttgggtaagtcacttgacccccattatctaacccttaccattcttctgctttggaaccaatacacagtattgattctaagaagaaaggtaaaggttgggtttgttttttttttcatttttcattttacaatatttttacatgtttacatatttcattttctttccttcccatcttctgtagagatgaaaattaatatacaagaactaaatattatattttataaggttttacttataataaactaacataaaaaaactagagtgaaaaggtgctaaactaacttcagccacgcTTGTGaagaagagagtaagagggaggagctacagaacttataaaacaataacatgaccatgcaaatgtgaccacacacaaacatggaggtgcaggagagattaaagggaattttgggaaatactaagggacttctgggggatgaagtccaaggttcaaaatctccatttatacacttcTCTCCCCACTTCTGGATCCAATAAATACTTCCCctggattatacaaatgttattacttatacctatttccatattattcatttttgcaatagagcaatcttttaaaaccaaaaccccccaatcatatatccatgtaaataaatgataagtcatttgtttttcttatgtgcttctactcccacagttctttctcatgatgtggaaagcattttttgtcataagtcccttgggattgccttgtattagcaaagtccattgcaTTGGATAGtctcacaatgtttcactttctgtgtaaaatgttctcttggttctgctcatttcactctgcatcaattcctggaggtctttccagttcacatggaattcctccagttcatcattcctttcaccacaatagtattctgtcaccatcagataccacaatttattcagccattccccagtcaagggacatcccttcattttccaattttttgccaccacaaagaacacagctgtgaatatttttgtacaaacatttttcattattatctctttggggtgcaaacctaGTAGAGGTgttgctggaccaaagggcatgcattctttttttttttttaaacccttgtacttcggtgtattgtctcataggtggaagagtggtaagggtgggcaatgggggtcaagtgacttgcccagggtcacacagctgggaagtggctgaggccaggtttgaacctaggacctcctgtctctaggcctgactctcactccactgagctacccagctgcccctgggcatgcattcttttggagccctttgggcttagttccaaattgccttccagaatggttggatcaattcacaactctaccagcaatgcgtcattagtgtcccaattttgccacaactaagtattgttttttaatgtaattgaataatatttaggaaaatatataaaaataaaaaatagacatgtttacattttttttgtagTTCTCTCATCTCAATTGTatccaagtcttcttgaccttatttggggttttctttggggtgatttgccatttcattctctagttcattttatagatgaggaaacataggcaaacaggggtaagtgacttgcctggggttataCAGCTGGTAGACTGAAACTAAGTTAATATGTGAATAGCAGAGATCCTTGTGTCTGGATTAATGGtctccatttgagtttgacatcattggTCTAAACTAGAGGTACTTGCTTTGAAATAATGGATATACTTTGAGGAAACAAAACCAGGATGTAAAGAGGCAGAAAAGAATTCTCACTTAGGAAGCTGGAGGATGGAAGAACTTGACAAcaagaaggaaggacagaagaacCAATCGAAATCTGGAACATTATGATGGGCATGAAAAGTTCTTTCTGTAGAGGGAACCAATGGACCATTTTGGGGAAAAAGAGCTTCTTACTTTTCATGGAATGATGATGTAGACCCTTGGGTGCCATTGGATAAGAGATAATGGCCAAAGGTAATCTAATAATGgtcagaggaagaagggaatagtGGTGGATGGAGGTGATACTGAAGGATACTGAAGCAGCCATTTGTTGATGAGATCCTGAGAGGTCTTCCACCTTCTTGGGACACATAACTAGGACATGAAGGACAACATTACAAGAATTGTCTAACCTAATGACCAGTAACAGTGATTCATGCATGGACAAAAGGAACCTTCAAAAAATTTGAGGAACTGGGTGGGAAGGAAGAGGCCACATATGTAACACTTGCTTTATAGTGGAATAGTAACAAAGAAAGGAGATAGTAATACCCAAGAAGAAAGCCAGAAATAATAATTCTATAGTGCTTCGTGGCTTACCAAGGATTTTGCATAAGTGAATCCTCCTGAGCTATATATCTCATTCGCACACCCTAACAAGCCTAGGAGGCAAGAACTTCAGGTATCGTTGTTCctaatttagagatgaaaaaactgaggctgaagatCATTAAGGGATTTTCCTGAGGCCAAATGGGTAGAAAGTGGCAGATAATGAAATATGAATCTAGATCCTCTGACTTGAGAGTCAACACCTTTTCCATTCTATCACAGGGTATTTTCTGTCTCATTCGTAGTGGGCACCAAAGAAAAAGGATAGGGATGGCCACTAGTAAGAATGAGATACCAGTAGAACTGACCAGCTTCTGAAGCAGCCCTCTGCACTTTTAGACAACTCTAACtgttttaagaagtttttcctgatgtcaagcctaaatctgcctcttttcaTCTTCCCCCGACTGTTCTTAGTTCAGCCTTCTGGGGCCAATCTGTTCTCCACATGACAGCTCTTCTAACATTTAAAGGGAGTTAGCATGGCTGCTCCTCCCTACCAAATCTACAGGTGAAACATTCTCAGTTGGGTCAgccaataattataataataataacccccaacatttagatagcactttaaagtttgcgaAGTCCTTTCGTGGTTATTTCATTGGATCTTTAAAACAACTTTGGGACTCTAGAGAGACATTGTCatcatccccactttatagatgagaaagagcCTTGCTCAGAGGCACTGAGTTATTAAGTGTCATTTGGCTTCAACTCAAGTCTTTGTGACTTCAAGTCCAAACTGtcactctatcctctatgccaccCAACtactttttccatctttgttGCCCTTTTCTGGATACTCTCTAGTTCAtcgatgttttgttttgtttttttagatgaTAAGATTCACTTTTAAATGATAAGATGATAAGATTTTTTAGATGATAAGATTCAGAGTGCAGGGATTcccttgtctctttttgtatcttcagcttttagcacagtgcctggcacatagtagatgtttaataaataaattgattgatcaattctttttttcccccttaaactcctatcttctgctttagaatcaatgcttcatattggtttcaagacagaaaagtggtaaggggtaggcaatgcaATGGggagttgtgatttgcccagggcctcaaagctaggaaatgtctgaggccagatctgaacccaggacctcccatctccaggcctgactctcaatccattaagccacttagctgctccctgcTTGATTGATTCTTAAAACTATGGCTCTcagaattaaacataatattcTAAATGTCTAAAAAGGGAGGACAGAACATGGAGGGACTATGACTAATAGCGTGATTGAAAAAGTTGAGAGAAACCTATCATGTCTCCTCTTTAAAACCTTTAGAACTTGGAAATGACCCTCAAGTTGTTGCAAGAGTTGTCCTAATTTAGGATGACATGCAACTGGAAAATGTCAAGAGGAAGGCAATCAGGACAGTGAAGGGCCTTGACATTATATCATGTAGCAGTTGGAGGAACTGAGGATGTTTGACCTAGAGagatgtaagaatttaaatttagaggtttgactaaatatgagaattctgaagtaatattgtagtcactgatttaaagatattataacttaaatcaaaaatgattttagtagctttatttacaaagaggtagaaagagtgaaaatggaaaaaggtagctaaagaaataggttttaacaagcctactagcccttctctagtgaagtgaggctcagccccGCTTCCCCACGTCCCGTGGTGTCTTCAGACAGTTACTCACCCAAGGCGAAATCCTCCAACAccgaagtccaaaggagaagatccaggagcagccctccaagaagcagtccaagagtcaAGGTCCCAAGTCAAAGTTCAAAGTCCAAAGCCACCACCAAGAGGCAAGTCACTAGCCAAAGATCCATGGACAGGAAGtttaggactttttatagtcctttttccatgtcacttcttgTCCCCTCCtctactttatgggaaccaattgcagcctttcaatttgcttagcattgcccagggggtggagcatgaatcatgtaaccatgttaaaaatgaatattaataaatgtttgaaaaaaaagcgatgattgatagacaaagaaagtttgattcactcttcacagagaagaaaacttAGAAGTGTTCAGGTAGCTGAACAGTTGTCATGTGGAATAAGGATTAATTGTGATTGGCCTCTAAGTGCAGAGGTGGGAACAACTGGTAGAAATAGCAAAGCAGTAAATTTAGGCTTGGTGCAATGGAAAAACAACATTTTAGAGGCATCCCACAATGGAATGGGCTGCTGGGGGGGACGAAGGGAGGGAATAGTGGGTCTTCTCTCTCTAAAAGTCTTCAAGTCAAAGCTTAATGATTGCTTCCAAATGCAGATGAGACCCTTGTGAAGGTTGATTCTTGACACAAAAGTCAAGCCTTTGTGGTCCActccagttctgagattctgtggaTTTTTGAAACTgctatttgtttttccatttgggAATGGGCTAGAAGGGGTGGGCCTAGAATATGGCATGGGGGTTAGGGTGACCCCCCTTTACTTAGGTCACGTGTTGAGAAGAGTCAGAGAATTCTCATTGTCCTTAGTACGGCATCAAAAGAGAGTGAGGACTTTGATCAAGGTCCAGAGTATGAACAAAATGGTGACTCCTTGAGGTCCTGGTTGGTGGCTGGAAGTAACAGAACTGATGGTTTCATTCTgctttttttgaggggagggagaggatagGGGCAGGGTGGGCCAAAGTAGAACAAGGCAGCAGAAAGGAAGCCTAATCCTTTCAGGAGAGTTGTTGAATATCTCAGGCTTTGGTTAAATGCAAGAATGGAGGGAAAAGTTTTTCTAATCAGGTCTACTTCTACAAGGTGGGAACTGAGGAGTCAAAGGGCCTCTCTACTGTTCTGGTCATTGATTGGGTTTGAGGTAAGGAATTCTGGGACATATTTGGACATGGAAGCTAGGGAAATAGAGCTTCCCTCTAATTGGGGAATACAGGTGCTCCTGGAGCTCTGGTGGAAAGCAAAGGGTGGGTGAAGGACAAAGATAGGTCTCTGTACCCCTTGCCTTCTAAACCCAAAGAGGtggggaaatggaagaaaatggataattttgctTGGGCTAAAGGGAGAAAGGATTGGAGGTAGCAATGAGCAGGGCTATGGAGGAAAGGGGCAGGAGATCTGGCATTCCAGAGAAGCAggactgggtttttttttgacAGTGACTATCTcttggggcagttagatggtacagtggacaaaagacatcttcctgagttcgtatctagcctcagatacttagtagctatgtcaGCTaagtgactgggcaagtcacttaaccctgtttacaacttcctcaactgtagaatgaGGTGGAGAAACAGCAAATcacatttttgccaagaaaaccccaaatgaagtcacagaggAGGGAAATGAACATCTCTTCTTCACAtgatttttcaaatattcctTGCTTTTGAGGGGataaaagaggcagagaagaatggaaaactTTCTGTTTTGAGGAGTTTTGGACAGTGTTGGttcccttatttttttccctgttcCTCTGAGGAAAACCTGGCCAAAGATCTCATATTTAGTTAGGggtttagtccaaccctttcattttacaaaggaggaagccAACATGCCCAGGTTATAAAActatgacttgtctaagatcacagaAATAGtgagttaaatatttattaagaacttaccagggggcagctgggtggctcagtggattgagagccaggcctagagatgggaggtcctgggttcaaatctggtctcagacacttcctagctgtgtgacctgggtaagtcacttgacccccattgcctagctcttaccactcttctgccttagaaccaatacacaatattgattctgaggtagaaggtaagggtttaaaaaaaagagcttactGCCAAGAGGGATTATAAAAGGGCTATAAAGAAATGCAGACAATTCTTggccccaaggagcttacaatccaatgaGAGACACATAAATGACTAGATATATTCTAAGCAGCTATGAATTGAActaagtcttaaaggaagtcagggagatttaaaaagatgaggaaagtgtGTTCTGGACAAAGGGGACAGCCAATATAAAGGCTCAAAGATGGGACACAGTGTGGGTACACACGTGTAGGTCTGACCCAGCTAGATCACAGAGTGTACACAAAAGCAATATGGACAAaaactggaaatgtaggaaggggacATGTGAAAAGACTTAAATGCTAAGAATGTCCTATTTTAACTTGAGGGCAATAGGGAAACATTGGAATTTATAGGACAGGAGAATAAGAAGTCAGACTTTAGGGGGAAAATTCACTTTAGCAGCCGAGTGGAGAAGATAGATTAGTAAAGGAAAGAGACTTAAGGCATAGGCTGTTCCCTGACTTTTCTTCAATTCTTGAGTCTTTTGATAAGCGCTTTTAACTTTTTcaacattttctttaatataaatcATACATACTTCAAATACACACTGTACAAAGTGGAGATGGGGGAATTATCTTGAACACAGAAATATGGAGAGCATGAAGATAACAGCTGACAAGATATGCTCTCTGTCAGAGCTGATTACTTCAGTTTTGTGGGGAGGTGAGATGAACAAATGGGTTCATTTCTTGGCCATTAGGAGAGGAGATAAAATGAAGCATCAAAGTCTAGGAGCAGAACAAATTAGGCTCTAGTTCTCAACCAAGGAACAATGCTGGTTTTCTTTGTTATGACCCTGATCCCAGGCCCATCCAGTGATCTTCAGAGGGTGTCCAGTTACCAGAATAGCCCCTTCTTTCCGATCTCCCATATTCTCACTCAGCACTGTAGAACGTTTACTCtataggggaaggagaggagagacttAATAGAAGCAATTCCAGACAAAGAAGCTGCTTTGCTAAGGACCAAACTACTCAGTAAACCCCCTTTCTCCCCACAACCTTTACCTGCCGAGGCATCAGGGGACCAGGGGAATTATCATCCTGCAGGGTGGTGAGGGGTGATCTCCCTAGGACCTTGCTAGCAGGTTTCCTTCTAGGGGGCTTAGAACCTGAATGGTGGTAGGgtgaagggagaaataaaaatcagagtTGTCCTACAGATACTCACCTCCAACATAGGTCACTCCCTTCGTTACATGAGGAGTCTTTCCCTCTGAAGGGAAACTTGTTTGCTACTTTTTCTCCCACTAGTATCTTGTACCTGAAGAACAAGGAGTCTCAGAGCCTCTCAAGAACTTATCAGGGTCCTGGCTGGTCATTCGAGGTGCTGGAGGCTGTTCTGTTACTTCTGTAGTGTTTGTCTGTTTTCGGGAAACCTCAATTTGGCTCAGGGAGGTTGGTGGTATTTGGCGTTCAAGGGAGAGTGGAGACAAGTCCTGCTCAGGCTGGGATGAAAACTTCACAGGTAGGGCTGGTTCAGTAGAATGCTCTGGCTTAGAGGCTTCAGCCCCAAAGGCCTCACTAAGCTGCTTTACCAGCTGGTTTGAAGGGTCTGGAAGAGACAAGCTGGAAATAAGAACTGTTTCCAGACTCTTTGTCAGTCATACAACAAGAGCATAGAGGGTAAGTCTTGTGACCTAGTCACTGGAGCAGGAATTTTAAAGTTTTGGTGTGTGTTatggaataattttttaatgtataaaatatataggactacaaagaaaaccaattatattgaaatgaagtcttcaaaatattttttaaagagttcacTGATCAGCCCAAAGTTAGATAAGGATCCAATCATGAAGGGACAAAAATTCATGGGATAGAAAGATATAGGGGGAGGGgtgaagatggggaagggaggaaaagagaaatcttCGTTCCTTTAGAAAGAAGGATAAGAGTTTTGGATAGGGGGTTGTGGGGATAGTTTTATGTGAAATGGCTCTAACAGATCTGTGTTGGTCCTGGGTGTCATACTCACCCACAGTGCTGGTTTTCATGGGTGTTCGGATAATGCCAAATGTGGGAGAACGGGGATCTGAGCCCTGAGGTTGTTGTATGTATTTGATCCCCACTTTCTGCTGCTGTTCCTTGGCAGAGGGACTTAGTTGTGGTGAGCTCTCCACCTGCCAATATGACATAGAACCTAGGCCAGTTCTCAGGCCTAGGGTGGCCCCTACCTCCTCTCTTGTGCTTCCCAACAATATAATTGCATCAAC belongs to Gracilinanus agilis isolate LMUSP501 chromosome 5, AgileGrace, whole genome shotgun sequence and includes:
- the CDCA3 gene encoding cell division cycle-associated protein 3, producing the protein MGSAKSIPATPAGPAPCNKHLAHVTDPRSPSAGILRTPIQVESSPQLSPSAKEQQQKVGIKYIQQPQGSDPRSPTFGIIRTPMKTSTVDPSNQLVKQLSEAFGAEASKPEHSTEPALPVKFSSQPEQDLSPLSLERQIPPTSLSQIEVSRKQTNTTEVTEQPPAPRMTSQDPDKFLRGSETPCSSGSKPPRRKPASKVLGRSPLTTLQDDNSPGPLMPRQSKRSTVLSENMGDRKEGAILVTGHPLKITGWAWDQGHNKENQHCSLVEN